GCTTTAGTAGTAATTACACTCGCCATACTCCCCACATTTGTGTACGTTTTTGTTATTTCCGATTTTGGAAATCCCGAAGGTAACATTGATATGGGCAGCACCATCGGGTCGTATTTCGGGCTACTATTTTTAGTAGCAGGTTATACCGCCATAGGTATCTTTGCCTCTACCCTATCCGATAATCAAATTGTAGCCTTTATAGTAGCCATACTACTTTGCTTCCTCTTCTACTTTGGTTTTGAGGGCATTGCCGAGTATGCTAACTATGCATCACGCTTAGTAGCAGCATTGGGCATGGAGTCGCATTATAAAAGTATGAGCCGAGGCGTACTCGATACGCGCGATATTATTTATTTTGTTACGATTGCCGTACTATTCTTATCGTTTACTGTATTCAAACTTAAATCGCTAAAATGGTAATGAAAACAGGAAAAAAAAATAGCATAAAGCAACTTATCATAACTGTAATAGTATTACTGCTACTCAACTTTGTAGGTAATTACTATTTTGAACGTTTTGATCTTACACACGATAAGCGCTACACCCTCTCGCCTACTACATTATCATTGGTAGATAGTGTAGAAGAACCGCTCTACATTGATGTTTTTTTGGAAGGAGAATTTCCTGGGGAGTTTAAACGATTACAAGACGAAACAAGACAATTACTACAAGAGTTTGAAGCGTATAACCCAAACATTATATTTCAGTTTGTAAATCCGCTAGAAGATGAAGAAAGTAACCAACAGATAATAGAAGAATTTTATCAGAACGGGCTTACACCTGTAAGCGTAACAGTAGACGATAAAGGAAAGCAAACCCAAGAAATGGTTTTTCCGTGGGCAATAGCCTCTTACGGTGATAAAGGGGCGAAAATCCAGCTCTTAAAAAACCAAATGGGTGCTACTACTGCCGAGAAGGTAATAAGCTCCGTACAACACTTGGAGTATGCTTTTGCCGATGCTTTAAACAAAGTAACAAAAGCCAAAGAGAAAAAAATTGCCATTGTAAAAGGTAACGGCGAAATGCACGACCTGCTTATGGCAGACTTTTTACAGCAAGTACGCGAAAACTATTATATAGCTCCATTTACACTCGATTCGGTAGCAGATAACCCTGAGAAAACACTTACCGATTTAAAAGAATACGACTTAGCCGTAATTGCAAAACCTACGGAACGTTTTACAGAAGAAGAAAAGGAAGTT
The Flavobacterium litorale genome window above contains:
- the gldF gene encoding gliding motility-associated ABC transporter permease subunit GldF, which translates into the protein MKALLLREIKSFFGSPIGYLVIAVFLLLNGLFLWVFEGDFNILNSGFADLSPFFTLAPWILIFLIPAVTMRSFSDEKKQGTIELLFTKPLSVWQIVNGKFLGALVVITLAILPTFVYVFVISDFGNPEGNIDMGSTIGSYFGLLFLVAGYTAIGIFASTLSDNQIVAFIVAILLCFLFYFGFEGIAEYANYASRLVAALGMESHYKSMSRGVLDTRDIIYFVTIAVLFLSFTVFKLKSLKW